In Chloracidobacterium sp., the following proteins share a genomic window:
- a CDS encoding SDR family oxidoreductase, with protein MELTAKVAVVTGGTKGIGYAIAERLAGAGASVFICARSREEIETAIEGLSSIGTAAGKLCDVRNEQEVKALLESCEKRFGGVDILINNAGIGINGKTIEEILPDEFRETLETNLFGVFYACHYAVPMLKRRGGGYIINISSLAGQYPHARMAAYNASKFGLNGFSEALMQEVRHDNIKVSYICPGSVNTEFGGDKITDEKAWQLQPEDIAQVVMGLLAMDARALPSKVEVRPSRPQKA; from the coding sequence ATGGAACTTACAGCTAAAGTAGCCGTGGTCACCGGTGGGACGAAAGGCATCGGTTACGCCATCGCCGAACGACTCGCCGGCGCAGGGGCCAGCGTCTTTATTTGCGCCCGTTCTCGCGAAGAGATCGAGACGGCTATCGAGGGGCTCTCGTCCATCGGCACGGCCGCAGGCAAGCTGTGCGATGTCCGCAATGAACAAGAGGTCAAAGCTCTGCTCGAAAGCTGTGAAAAACGTTTCGGCGGCGTCGATATTCTCATTAACAACGCGGGCATCGGCATCAATGGTAAGACGATCGAGGAGATCTTGCCCGATGAATTCAGGGAGACGCTCGAGACAAACCTGTTTGGCGTATTTTACGCGTGCCACTATGCGGTCCCGATGCTCAAACGGCGTGGCGGCGGTTATATAATCAACATCTCATCGTTGGCAGGACAGTATCCGCATGCGCGCATGGCGGCATACAATGCTTCAAAATTTGGCCTCAATGGTTTTAGCGAAGCGCTGATGCAAGAGGTGCGGCATGACAATATAAAGGTCAGCTATATCTGTCCGGGCAGCGTGAATACAGAGTTTGGCGGCGACAAGATCACCGATGAAAAGGCTTGGCAGCTTCAGCCCGAAGACATTGCTCAGGTCGTGATGGGCCTGTTGGCGATGGATGCGCGGGCGTTGCCGAGCAAGGTAGAGGTCAGGCCAAGCAGGCCGCAGAAAGCCTAG
- a CDS encoding response regulator, which produces MDREKLQKFVSSAAADLASVRSSLLIAGQGGEADLAASARCLEHLKTEAFTNMQPALAVMAADCATASAVVARGDTSGLAIGRTLDLVAAMEAALLSIPIGSADFIADVGQFVESSFDSLLPETSETQPSPAPPEAFDIDDETLDVFRDEAGDLLASIDTNLRTLANAPGSRAALWEIRRSSHTFKGAAGIVGLTNAAAVAHQMEDLLDKMVELQRDATPEVMEFLNGAAVRLNSIVRFGEASNDAADESYARALACLDLPDDRSAEPVNTDFTSSKPLPESVHTPAGPVVRVSLERLDDLLRICNGLLVNRSALVERFAELNLNGRAEKVNELFEVGRRLTGELKDKLTQIRMVKFSTLETRLARAVNVTCTDEAKKASLEIENGEVEIDTRHIDALIEPLLHLLKNAVVHGIERPETRRLIGKPEKGAVRVRIDANEAAIILTVADDGAGIPLARLREKAASIGRDPLDDDSEALKLIFERGLTTAEKLDLNAGRGVGLSIVKESVESRGGSVMVDSKPQVGTTFTILLPLHSARPEPEPNEPADEAPVSDIIDTTPLVLVVDDSSTIRSQLARLIEQAGFRVITANNGADALELLLNNKEPDLILSDIEMPQIDGWQFLEYVKTDDNFGRIPVVMVTSLDADEHRERAFSLGASDYIVKPFGTRDVERALSIIKAPVAA; this is translated from the coding sequence ATGGACCGCGAAAAACTACAGAAATTCGTCTCGTCTGCTGCGGCTGACCTTGCGTCGGTCCGCAGTTCGCTGCTTATTGCCGGCCAGGGAGGCGAAGCTGACCTAGCCGCGTCGGCCCGGTGCCTGGAACACCTCAAGACAGAGGCTTTCACAAACATGCAGCCGGCACTGGCGGTAATGGCCGCCGATTGTGCGACTGCGTCGGCTGTCGTCGCGCGTGGCGACACGTCCGGGCTGGCCATCGGCAGAACACTAGACCTAGTCGCCGCGATGGAGGCCGCGCTGCTGAGCATTCCGATCGGGTCGGCTGACTTCATCGCGGACGTCGGCCAATTTGTCGAGTCATCCTTTGACAGCCTGCTGCCCGAGACATCTGAAACGCAGCCGTCACCCGCACCGCCCGAGGCCTTTGACATCGACGACGAAACCCTTGACGTCTTTCGTGACGAGGCAGGCGATCTGCTCGCGAGCATCGACACCAATCTGCGCACGTTGGCCAACGCTCCCGGCAGCCGGGCCGCTCTCTGGGAGATCCGCCGGAGTTCGCATACATTCAAGGGGGCCGCAGGCATTGTCGGGCTAACCAACGCCGCGGCTGTCGCCCACCAGATGGAAGACCTGCTCGACAAGATGGTCGAACTCCAGAGAGATGCGACGCCGGAGGTAATGGAATTTCTCAACGGGGCCGCCGTCCGTCTTAATTCCATCGTCAGGTTTGGCGAAGCGTCGAACGACGCGGCCGACGAATCGTACGCCCGCGCTCTCGCGTGCCTTGATCTTCCTGATGATCGGTCGGCAGAGCCTGTAAACACTGATTTCACTTCGTCAAAACCTCTGCCGGAATCGGTACACACTCCGGCCGGCCCGGTTGTCCGCGTCTCGCTTGAGCGTCTCGATGACTTGCTAAGGATCTGCAACGGCCTCTTAGTAAACCGTTCGGCCCTCGTTGAACGTTTCGCCGAACTCAACCTCAACGGACGTGCAGAGAAGGTAAACGAACTCTTCGAGGTGGGCCGCCGCCTGACCGGCGAACTGAAGGACAAACTGACGCAGATCCGAATGGTCAAATTCTCGACGCTCGAAACGCGCCTCGCGCGCGCGGTGAATGTCACCTGCACCGACGAAGCCAAAAAGGCCTCGCTCGAGATCGAGAACGGTGAGGTCGAGATCGATACGCGCCACATCGATGCCCTGATCGAACCGCTGCTGCATCTGCTCAAGAACGCTGTCGTCCACGGGATCGAACGGCCTGAGACGCGCCGCCTGATCGGCAAGCCTGAGAAAGGGGCCGTGCGGGTACGTATCGATGCCAACGAGGCCGCGATCATCCTGACGGTCGCAGACGATGGTGCCGGCATTCCGCTTGCCCGCCTTAGGGAAAAGGCGGCCTCGATCGGCCGCGATCCCTTGGATGATGATAGCGAGGCACTTAAGCTCATCTTTGAACGTGGCCTGACGACGGCTGAAAAACTCGATCTGAATGCCGGCCGCGGTGTCGGCCTTAGTATCGTCAAGGAATCGGTCGAGTCGCGCGGCGGTTCTGTGATGGTTGACTCAAAGCCTCAGGTGGGAACAACATTTACGATCTTGCTGCCGCTGCATTCGGCCCGGCCGGAGCCTGAGCCAAACGAGCCGGCCGACGAAGCTCCCGTCTCAGATATCATCGACACGACACCGCTCGTACTGGTGGTCGATGATAGCTCAACCATCCGGAGCCAGTTGGCAAGACTCATCGAACAGGCCGGTTTCCGCGTGATCACCGCCAACAACGGAGCCGACGCGCTTGAGTTGCTCCTGAATAACAAAGAGCCTGATCTGATCCTCTCAGATATCGAGATGCCGCAGATCGACGGCTGGCAGTTTCTGGAATACGTCAAAACTGACGACAACTTTGGCCGCATTCCGGTCGTAATGGTCACGTCGCTTGATGCTGACGAACACCGCGAGCGTGCCTTCTCGCTCGGAGCGTCGGATTACATCGTAAAGCCGTTTGGCACGCGCGATGTCGAGCGGGCCCTAAGCATCATAAAAGCGCCGGTCGCGGCCTAG
- the gatB gene encoding Asp-tRNA(Asn)/Glu-tRNA(Gln) amidotransferase subunit GatB gives MKQGWEAVIGMEIHTQLATASKIFCSCAVETGGEPNANTCPVCLGLPGALPVLNKRVIELGARAALALGLEIQEASVFARKNYFYPDLPKGYQISQYDKPFSANGKLTILTAERDESGHARDWRPMTINIQRMHLEEDAGKNVHEGLPETDRYSYVDLNRAGTPLGEIVTEPDFRTSWEAFDYVNHVRQALRWVGASDADMEKGNLRCEANVSVRKVGETSFNNKVELKNLNSVRFMQKAIEYEIERQVAAHESGEGVNQETRLWDEKNNQTRVMRSKEDAHDYRYFPEPDLQPLLVSSDFIEDVKRQMPEMPDAMRERFTATYGIGFNEATQLTSDRAMAEFFETAARITAKPKVSANWILGEFTRELNNSGTEIADSRVTAEDLAELIAIVETGKISNSQAKEVFAEMFASGQAAAEVISAKGFEQVSDTAAIEKIVDDVISANPGQVDAYRGGKDALFGFFVGQVMKASQGKANPKVVNDILRAKL, from the coding sequence ATGAAACAAGGTTGGGAAGCCGTTATCGGCATGGAGATACATACGCAGCTTGCGACCGCGAGCAAGATATTCTGCTCGTGCGCGGTCGAGACCGGTGGCGAGCCGAATGCGAATACGTGTCCCGTGTGTTTGGGGCTACCGGGAGCATTGCCGGTTTTGAATAAGCGTGTGATCGAGCTTGGCGCGAGGGCGGCGTTGGCGTTAGGGCTTGAGATTCAGGAAGCATCCGTTTTTGCCCGCAAGAACTACTTTTATCCTGACCTGCCAAAGGGCTATCAGATCTCGCAGTATGACAAGCCATTCTCTGCCAACGGCAAGCTGACGATCTTGACGGCCGAGCGTGACGAGAGCGGCCATGCACGCGATTGGCGGCCGATGACGATCAATATACAGCGGATGCACCTCGAAGAGGACGCGGGCAAGAATGTTCACGAAGGGCTCCCTGAGACCGATCGCTACTCATACGTCGATCTCAACCGCGCGGGCACGCCGCTTGGTGAGATCGTGACCGAGCCGGACTTTCGCACATCGTGGGAGGCATTCGATTACGTAAATCACGTTCGTCAGGCATTGCGCTGGGTCGGTGCGAGCGATGCCGACATGGAGAAGGGAAATCTGCGCTGCGAGGCGAATGTTTCGGTGCGAAAGGTAGGTGAGACCTCATTCAACAATAAAGTGGAGTTGAAGAACCTTAATTCCGTCCGCTTTATGCAAAAGGCGATCGAATACGAGATCGAACGCCAGGTCGCGGCCCACGAATCGGGCGAGGGCGTCAATCAGGAAACGCGGCTGTGGGACGAAAAGAACAACCAAACACGCGTAATGCGATCAAAAGAGGACGCCCACGACTATCGATATTTTCCGGAGCCCGACCTGCAGCCGCTTCTCGTATCGAGTGACTTTATTGAGGACGTAAAGCGACAAATGCCGGAAATGCCTGATGCGATGCGTGAGCGATTTACCGCTACATACGGGATCGGCTTTAACGAGGCGACGCAGTTGACATCGGACCGGGCGATGGCGGAGTTCTTTGAGACAGCAGCCCGGATCACGGCGAAGCCGAAGGTTTCGGCCAATTGGATCCTCGGCGAATTTACGCGTGAATTGAACAACTCAGGGACTGAGATTGCCGATTCGCGTGTGACCGCTGAGGATCTGGCCGAACTGATCGCGATCGTCGAGACGGGAAAGATCAGTAACAGTCAGGCGAAGGAGGTATTCGCCGAGATGTTTGCGAGCGGGCAGGCGGCGGCAGAGGTCATTAGCGCGAAAGGCTTTGAGCAGGTTTCAGACACGGCGGCGATCGAGAAGATCGTGGACGACGTGATCTCGGCGAATCCGGGCCAGGTTGACGCCTATCGTGGTGGCAAAGACGCCCTATTCGGGTTTTTTGTCGGCCAAGTGATGAAGGCATCGCAAGGCAAGGCGAATCCAAAGGTCGTTAATGACATATTGCGAGCGAAGCTCTGA